The region AGAGGCCTATCTCTTTTATTTCCTGCTCCAATACTTCCTGGGGTATTGACAGAAAGTCCTCAGGTATTTGATATTTTAAAAATAGCTTGTCCGTAACTTTGTTAACGGTTTTGTCAGTTGCCTGGGCGCTTAAAATTGTAGCTACAAGAAGCTGGAAAGGATTGCGATGGTTAAGCTCACAGTGAGCCTCCGGAAAAGTAACAACCAAGGCATCAAGAATCCCCTTTACATCCTCATCCGTGAATTTTTTGAATTTTTCCTTCATTGTATTTCACCTGCCCTAATTTTTCTCTCTGTCAGGAAAAAGCTTAATGAGTAGTTTTATGATTATATAAAACATAAACAGAACCAATATTACTGTTGTCATACCATAAGCCATTACTTCCAAACCTTCGTTAAAGGTTTTAAATGCATCGGAACTGAATGGTATATTTAAAAGTGTCATTAAATATATCATATACAATGCCTCCTATTTTATCAATGACAATATAAGACCGCCTGCTATAACAGAGCCTATCTGCCCTGCCACGTTTGCCCCTACCGCATACATAAGCAGAAAATTTGATGGGTCTTCTTTTTGCGCCAATCTTTGTATCACCCTGGATGACATGGGAAATGCCGAAATGCCCGCAGCCCCCACCATGGGGTTTATCTTATCCTTTAAAAACAAGTTCAAAAGCTTTGCAAACAGCACTCCTCCGGCAGTATCCAGTATAAATGCTATAAGACCTAAACCGATTATAAATATGGTGCGCGGCTGCAAAAATTCGCCGCCTTCCATTGTAGCACCAATTGTCAGGCCAAGCAAGATAGTCGTAATATTAACAAGCTCGTTCTGGGCAGATTTGGACAAACGCTCTACAACACCGGTTTCCCTCATAAAATTTCCAAACATCAAAAAGCCTATCAAAGCCACAGATTCCGGTGCGATAACTCCGGATATTATTGTCACAATGACAGGAAAGGCAAGCCTTACAAATTTAGATACATTTTCCGTCCTGTAAGTCATTTTTATTTTACGTTCTTCTTTGGTTGTGATGGCTTTTATAACCGGAGGCTGAATAATCGGAACCAGTGACATATAAGAATAAGCCGCCACGGATATGGGTGCTAAAAGATGCTTTGCAAACCTGTTTGCCACAAGTATGGAGGTAGGCCCGTCTGCCGCTCCGATTATGCCGATTGATGCCGCTTCCTTAAGAGTATATCCTAGTAAGGTGGCAACCAAAAGAGTTGAAAATATTCCAAACTGGGCTGCAGCACCGAAAAGAATCATTTTAGGATTTTGAAGGAGGGGACCGAAATCTATCATGGCCCCCACACCTATGAATATTAACAGAGGAGCCAGTTCTGTATCTATGAGGGCCTTTTTTATTATGGTCAATGCACCGTGCTCTCCTATGGCACCGCTTAAAGGAAGGTTAGCCATTATGCAGCCAAAGCCTATGGGTATTAACAGGGCGGGCTCGAAATCCTTCTTAACCGCCAGGTACATAAGCCCAAGGCCAATTATAATCATAACCCAATTTTGATATGCAGACTGCATTAAGCTTTTCAGCATTCCCTCCATTGTCTTTCCTCCTGATATTGAAAATTACGCACTACAAATATAGATTTCCCTAAATTTCAAAAATTAAAAGAGGCACCAAAAGTGCCTCAAAGGGTTAATAAATCTCTACGCTGCTGTCTGTTATTTCAACACGGGGGTCGTTTTCAATGAAGTTTAATATGCTGCTTATGACTTTGTCTATCTGGACCTTATCGTTTGAAATACAGGCTATGCCTATTTCGGCTGACTGCCATTTATCGTTGAGTCCTGTTTCCGCAATTGAAATGTTGAATCTTGATTTCAATCTTTCTATTAAGCTTTTGAGCACATGCCTTTTTTCCTTTAAAGAATTGGCATCATGCACTATAAGTGTTATACTGCATATTCCTGCAACCATAAAAAATCACCGCTCTCTGTATACTCCCTGATATTCTTCCGGAAGCAATTGTGCAATTTTTTTCATGACAAAGCTTAATGCTCTTCCTTCGTAATCTTCTTTTGTTTCATCCTCCTTCTTGGTTGGTGCATAAAATCCATCGCCAACTGTTACAGTCACATCGGCATGATGGAATTTTTCCTTTCCCATATCGTTGTCATTTATGGGGAAGAGTTTTTCAGTGCCTGTAATCCCTATGGGAACTAAAGGAACCTTCGAAAGCTTATGTATCAGCAGTATGCCTTTTTTCCCCTCTATCATTGAAGCGCTGCGGCTTCTTGTGCCTTCGGGGAATATGAATATTGAACTTCCGGATTTCAGCATTTTTATTATAGTGGATATGGCTGTTTTATCAGGAGAGCTGGGATTTATAGGAACAGTATTTACCACCCCTAAACCTATACTTGTCAAAGCATTTTTTGAAAGCTTTACTCCTGCAACGAACCATATGCCTTTTTCTTTTAATACCTTATTTAGTATAAGGCCGTCTGAATTGCTTAAGTGATTGCTTATAAATATCGCCGGGCCTTTGATTTCCTGAAGCTTTCCTTCATTTATAACCCTTATCCTGGCGTACTTGTTAAGATAGCCGTCAACAATCATTTTTGCAATTTTACTTAACAGGGGCTTGGGCAAGAAATTTATAATTTTAGCAGTTTTACTGGAAATCATTTTTATCCTCCATACTTTCCATAAGCCTTTTTAAGCCGTATACTGCTGCCTTTTTTATATCCGGTCTTTCATCATCAAGGTATTTTACCAGGACATCCCATGCTTCCCTTTTACCGCTGTTTGCAATTACGGCAATTGCATTTTTCTGAAGATTTTTTTTCCCCCTCCAGCCGCCGGATGTTAACTTATAGGTTTTCTCAAAGGTTTTATTATCCATATCAAGTATTGCCACGGCATCGGGATATATATTCCACTGCTTTGGGATAAACTCTTCATGGCTGCTCATCTTTATATTTCTATTCTTGGGGCAAACCGATTGACATACATCGCACCCATAGAGGCTTAGACCGGTGTTTTTCATGTTTTCATAATCAATTTCTTTATTTTGGGTGAGATATGATATGCATTTTTTAGCATCAATGGTGTAAGGCTTTAATAATGCACCTGACGGGCAGGCTTTTATGCACAACTCACAGTCACCGCAATCCCCTGTAACCGGCATATCGGGTTGTATATATAGATCCGTTAAAATCTCCCCTAGAAAAATATATGAGCCGTATTCCTTATTTATTAAAGAACAGTTCTTTCCTACAAATCCAATACCCGCATTTTTAGCTATATGACGCTCCAAAAGCGGATTGGTATCAACAAAGAACTTTGTTTCCCCATATAATCGTTTGTTTATAAATTCAGCTAAAGCTTCAAGCTTTGACCCCAATACCTTGTGATAATCTCTTCCCCAGGAAGACACAGACATTGTGGCCTTAAATTTTTGCTTGCTCATAGCTTCAATTTTATCCCTGTCTATATTATAGGAAATACCTGCAGAAATTATGGTTTGGCAGTTTTCCATCAGAAGCTTTGGATTTATTCTTAAATTCATATCCTTTTCTTCAAAACCCGAAAGATAGCCCTTACTTTCCCTGTCCCTTAAAGTTTCTTCCACATCATAAGCAATAAAACAGGGAGAGAATCCTATTATATCTATGCCTATCCTTTTAGATTCCGTTATTATAAGTTCTTTATTATTCAAATGTATCCTTCCTCAGTTAATTATATATTTGAGAATGACGCAGATATTAATGCTCTCTTGTGCATACAAATCATTTTAATTATATACTATAGCAAAAAAAGTGTAAAAATAAATATTCATTCCTTGCGGAGCTCCATGATGAGCTCTTCAAAATACCTGTCTCCCCGCAATACTTTTTTTACGCCTTTTCCTATGGTTTTAAACCCGCAGGATAAATAACAGTTTATTGCCTTTCTGTTAAATGAAAATACCTTAAGATATATAGCTTCCAGCTTGAGCTTTTCAAAACAGTATTTTTTAATGGTGTTTATTGCATCTTTTCCATAGCCTCTTCCATGAAAATTTTTTCTACCGATAACGATAACCAGCTCCGCCATCTTTTTGCGTAAATCAATGGGGTAAAGCCACAATTCTCCGATTACGTATCCGGTTTTATCTTCAATAATAAATACATATCTTTTACCTTTAATGCCATCACTGTATATTCTTCTTACATGCCATTGATTGAAGGTTATAGGATAATCCTCCTGGGCAAAAAACTGTATTTCCGGATCATTTATCCATTCAAAAATATATTTCAAGTCACTGTTTTTAATCCATCTTATATTAACCAGTTTTCCTTTCAGCATTACGTTACCCCGTATACCCGGACAAGTCCAGATAAAAATCAAAATATAGATTTAATTTACTATATGATGAATACGGATAACTGGTGAAGAATGGTCAAATTAAGCCTGTAATACAAAAAGCCTGTCAGTACGAGGACTGACAGGTTATATTTGAATTTATTATCTGCAGAAACGATGACTTCCGATAACTTTTATAAGAGGTCTTGACCATATCCACTTATTTGTGGTCTTGGCGGGATTGAAGTAATAAATTGCCCCGCCTGACGGGTCCCACCCATTTAAAGCATCTCTGGCAGCTCTTTGAGAAGTGGCTACCATTTCGGCATGTATCTGTCCGTCGGTTATTGCCGTAAATGCCCCGGGCTGATAAATCACCCCGGCCACGCTGTTGGGAAACCTAGGGTCCCTGGTCCTGTTTAATATTACACCGCCTACAGCTACCTGGCCTATATAAGGCTCTCCCCTTGCTTCTCCGTTTATTGCTCTGGATATAAGGGTATGACTATTACTTGCCGAATATGCACTGTTGGTGCCTGCATTTATGCCCAGGGCACTTAAGGTCCTGGAACCTACGATACCGTCGACTGCCAGGCCGTTTTTGGCCTGAAATTTTCTCACTGCAAGGTATGTCTGGTAACCGTATATTCCGTCAACAGACCCGTTGTAATAGCCCCAGTTTTTTAACCTTCGCTGTATCTCTGTAACAACAGACCCGCGTGAACCCCATCTGTATGTTGCTGCAGATATGGACGGCGGCTGGTACCCCATATAAATGGAACATGAGAAATATGTAATCACACCCGCTATTATGAATATCACTATGCGCTTCAACAGCATTCTCCTTTCCATCATCATAACCTATAAGTTATATTGTCTTTATTTTTATAAAATTTATTCGGTCATATTGAAGCGCTTTCTGTAGCCGCATCTTTTGCACAAATCTTCAACAACCTTTCTTTTGGAAAATCCATTGTAAATATTCAATGCCCTGCCACTGTTTATAATGTCTGCCATTTCAGTTTTATATATATTTCCTAAGTTTATACTGCCTTTACTGTCTAAGCAGCAAGGCACCACCGTTCCATCTACCAGTATGCCAAACTGGTTCCTTAATCCGTAGCAGAAGCCGCTGTCGCCTGTATTTTCTGATTCCATGTCCGGCCAGTCAAAGCGGGAGGCCTTGCTTAATATTACATTGGGGGAAAGCCTCAAGCTTCTCTCATTCATAAACCTTTTCTCGAGGTTGTAATCTATGCAAAACTCCTTTTCAAGCCTCTTCAATGTTTCATGGCTTTTATATTCTCCCTTTTCCATATCTTCTGCATTCCACAGCCTTAAGCTTATCATTATCCTTTTTTCTTGCTGCGAAGCTCTTATAAAATCAAATATATCTTCAAAATAATTGTTTGAATCAAGAGTTTCATTTGAATCAAAGCTGTGAAGCGAAAAGTTTACTAGTTTAAGTGACTTTTTATTGATTAAGATATCCTTTGACTTTTTAATAAGTGTACCGTTTGTGGTGATATTTACTCTGAATCCATGTATGTATGCCTTATCCAAAAGCTCTCCCAAGTCAGGGTGCAAAAGAGGCTCTCCCATAACGTGCAAATATATTGTATTTGTATAAGGGGATATTTTCTTCAATGTATATTCAAAGCCCGCAACGGAAATAAATCCCGGACTTCTCTTGTTTTCAGGGCAGAAATCACAGGATAAATTACATACATTTGTTACTTCCACATATATCCTTTTATACTTTCTCATAGGTTTTACTTCTCCGTAAATATATCTTTTTATCATTGCAAAACAACGTCGATCCGTTGATATTATTTGCTTTTCTATTACCAATTATATTGTCAGTACAATGTAAGTTCAATAATAGACAGAAATAATAAGCAATTTAATTTTAATGGGCATAATTAAAAGCATCATGGTCTTTATCAAAAAAGCTTCAAAAGTATATAAAACCATATAAATGTGCTAATATTATTTTTAGAGCATACAGAGGTGATTTAAATGACACGCAGTTTTTTACCCGTAAACAAAAAAGATATGATGAACCGGGGGTGGGAGCAACTGGATTTTTTGTTCATAAGCGGAGATGCATATGTGGACCACCCTTCCTTCGGTCATGCTATAATAACGAGGCTTTTAGAGGCGGAAGGCTTTAAGGTGGGAATAATAGCCCAGCCCGACTGGAATGACGTAGAGAACTTTAAAATCATGGGGACACCCCGCTTTGGAGTTTTAATCTCCTCGGGAAATATAGACTCCATGGTAAATCATTATACGGTATCAAAGAAAAAAAGAAGTGACGATTGTTATACTCCGGGAGGCAAAGGCGGCAAGCGTCCCGACAGGGCGGATATAGTATATGCCAACAGGGCAAGGGAAGCTTTTAAAAATATACCCGTCATCTTAGGCGGTATTGAAGGAAGCTTAAGAAGGTTTGCTCACTATGATTACTGGGATGATAAGGTCAGGCGTTCAATACTAATGGATTCCAAAGCCGACCTTTTAATTTACGGCATGGGAGAAAAGACCATACTGGAGGTTGCAAACCT is a window of Oxobacter pfennigii DNA encoding:
- a CDS encoding OadG family protein; this encodes MIYLMTLLNIPFSSDAFKTFNEGLEVMAYGMTTVILVLFMFYIIIKLLIKLFPDREKN
- a CDS encoding sodium ion-translocating decarboxylase subunit beta, which translates into the protein MEGMLKSLMQSAYQNWVMIIIGLGLMYLAVKKDFEPALLIPIGFGCIMANLPLSGAIGEHGALTIIKKALIDTELAPLLIFIGVGAMIDFGPLLQNPKMILFGAAAQFGIFSTLLVATLLGYTLKEAASIGIIGAADGPTSILVANRFAKHLLAPISVAAYSYMSLVPIIQPPVIKAITTKEERKIKMTYRTENVSKFVRLAFPVIVTIISGVIAPESVALIGFLMFGNFMRETGVVERLSKSAQNELVNITTILLGLTIGATMEGGEFLQPRTIFIIGLGLIAFILDTAGGVLFAKLLNLFLKDKINPMVGAAGISAFPMSSRVIQRLAQKEDPSNFLLMYAVGANVAGQIGSVIAGGLILSLIK
- a CDS encoding lysophospholipid acyltransferase family protein gives rise to the protein MISSKTAKIINFLPKPLLSKIAKMIVDGYLNKYARIRVINEGKLQEIKGPAIFISNHLSNSDGLILNKVLKEKGIWFVAGVKLSKNALTSIGLGVVNTVPINPSSPDKTAISTIIKMLKSGSSIFIFPEGTRSRSASMIEGKKGILLIHKLSKVPLVPIGITGTEKLFPINDNDMGKEKFHHADVTVTVGDGFYAPTKKEDETKEDYEGRALSFVMKKIAQLLPEEYQGVYRER
- the sleB gene encoding spore cortex-lytic enzyme; translation: MERRMLLKRIVIFIIAGVITYFSCSIYMGYQPPSISAATYRWGSRGSVVTEIQRRLKNWGYYNGSVDGIYGYQTYLAVRKFQAKNGLAVDGIVGSRTLSALGINAGTNSAYSASNSHTLISRAINGEARGEPYIGQVAVGGVILNRTRDPRFPNSVAGVIYQPGAFTAITDGQIHAEMVATSQRAARDALNGWDPSGGAIYYFNPAKTTNKWIWSRPLIKVIGSHRFCR
- a CDS encoding GNAT family N-acetyltransferase, with amino-acid sequence MLKGKLVNIRWIKNSDLKYIFEWINDPEIQFFAQEDYPITFNQWHVRRIYSDGIKGKRYVFIIEDKTGYVIGELWLYPIDLRKKMAELVIVIGRKNFHGRGYGKDAINTIKKYCFEKLKLEAIYLKVFSFNRKAINCYLSCGFKTIGKGVKKVLRGDRYFEELIMELRKE
- a CDS encoding radical SAM/SPASM domain-containing protein, which gives rise to MIKRYIYGEVKPMRKYKRIYVEVTNVCNLSCDFCPENKRSPGFISVAGFEYTLKKISPYTNTIYLHVMGEPLLHPDLGELLDKAYIHGFRVNITTNGTLIKKSKDILINKKSLKLVNFSLHSFDSNETLDSNNYFEDIFDFIRASQQEKRIMISLRLWNAEDMEKGEYKSHETLKRLEKEFCIDYNLEKRFMNERSLRLSPNVILSKASRFDWPDMESENTGDSGFCYGLRNQFGILVDGTVVPCCLDSKGSINLGNIYKTEMADIINSGRALNIYNGFSKRKVVEDLCKRCGYRKRFNMTE
- a CDS encoding DUF503 domain-containing protein; translated protein: MVAGICSITLIVHDANSLKEKRHVLKSLIERLKSRFNISIAETGLNDKWQSAEIGIACISNDKVQIDKVISSILNFIENDPRVEITDSSVEIY
- the queG gene encoding tRNA epoxyqueuosine(34) reductase QueG, with amino-acid sequence MNNKELIITESKRIGIDIIGFSPCFIAYDVEETLRDRESKGYLSGFEEKDMNLRINPKLLMENCQTIISAGISYNIDRDKIEAMSKQKFKATMSVSSWGRDYHKVLGSKLEALAEFINKRLYGETKFFVDTNPLLERHIAKNAGIGFVGKNCSLINKEYGSYIFLGEILTDLYIQPDMPVTGDCGDCELCIKACPSGALLKPYTIDAKKCISYLTQNKEIDYENMKNTGLSLYGCDVCQSVCPKNRNIKMSSHEEFIPKQWNIYPDAVAILDMDNKTFEKTYKLTSGGWRGKKNLQKNAIAVIANSGKREAWDVLVKYLDDERPDIKKAAVYGLKRLMESMEDKNDFQ